AGTTTCATGACTTACCTGCTGCAAAAACATGACAATCCAGGTGGCAAGTGTTGCACGTGCATTGCGGGGGATTGTGAACAGCTCCAGAAACATAGTGAAGAAgttctttcccttgttcaCCTCCCTTTCGAGCTGGACACCGACGTATGCATAGTACAAGTCGCGTGCTGCTTGTAGATCTGAAGGGCGAAGGATGCGGAAAGCCTCATAGgccttgttgatcttgttgtGCTCAATCAACCAACGAGGAGACTCAGGGCATAAGTAGACCTGCGCACAGACGATCAATGGCAACACCACCGTTGAGCCCAGCATCAGACGCCACGATAGATTGTCTGGCAAGCCCATGAACGCAACACCCATGATGTTCCCCAGCATAATACCGAAGGCGGTCCACATCTGCCACATCATGACCAACGCCCCTCGAATTGGAGCGGGCGAACACTCGGCGGCGTAGACAGGGACCGTCGACGATTTGGAACCGATGCCGAGACCAAGGACGAAGCGAGCGATAAATAGGTTGACCCAGGAATTGCATACACCCTCCCAGACTGAGGCGACGGCGGCAATGAAGCAAGACACCCAAATCGTACCGCGCCGTGCCAGGTACCTATTCATCGGCTCCGTGAGCCAGCAGCCGATAACCGCACAGGCCAGATACGGGGCGCCAACGACGAGACCAGTGATATATTCGCTCTTAATATTAAGTTCCTTGACACATGATCAGCACTGCAGTCCTCGTAGTCGAATATGACTATCTCACCTTGAGGTAAATGGCTTGGGCGCCATTGTTGACGGTTTCGTCCATACCTTGAACCGCGGCGGCCAACGAGCACATGGCTAGAACCCAATAAGCACAGTTCATGATATcaaaaaaatgaaaagataTGCCGCTCTCAGCGGCTGACTTCATTACGTACACGCCATAAAGTAGAGTTGCCAAGGTTGTGACCATTTATGCGTGTGTTCGCGCCGAATGGCCGCCCTCTCATCTTCGGTCAGCTCTGGCATATTGTGGGCATCCTGAGGATTCTGCGAAATCAGGGCTCCTTTACGGAAAAGCTCCTTGTGGGTCTCCAGGCCATACTGGGCACAGAATCTGtccacatcctccatcaGCTGCTGGCGGGGAATGCCTTCCAGAGGGTTCTTGAAGACGGCGCTGAGCTTATTGGCGGGTCGGCCCTCGATGTCGTAAATACTCGAGCGCCTTGGCTTCTCTGAATGTTCGGCTGTAGGAGAAACTTCATCCATGCCATCTGACTTCTTCTGGTGGCCGGCATCCGGTCCGAGTTCGTCTTTCATCGTGAGGCTCTATGGAACTTGGGGAAAGGAATAGAAGGGAAGTCTGAATAGCAGATCTAGCAGGGGAAAGGGGGTTTTCAAATGAGTATCAGGTATCCAAACTACAGAAACACAGTAGTTCTAATTTCTGGAGTGGCTTCCAGGTAGTTAGCATAGCTTGGCGGAAATAGCTATGATACCTCACAAGAACAAGGTAAGGTGTCCACCGTGAGATGCGGGGATGCGTGTCTGGCTTTATAGGACATATTGGGTAACAGCCTCAGCGAATGTCTTCATACGGCCAATCATATCATGGCCAATCAGACTGCCTGTAAATTCTCTCAGTAGTCAGACGCGGCCCATGCCGCTACCAGATAATGGAGAGTGCGTGGACGGGGAATTCAGTCTACGAACCATGTTTTCCAATGGTGTCAGAATACGAAACTCAGGCTCCATCCACCACTATAGCCATGCAGTTATAAGTGTTGCAGGCCAACAGCGGGATTGATTGTTTTCCCATACCCTGGACGCTATGACTTTCCAGTGTGAGTCAGACAGTAGTAGTAATCAACTACGCATGGTGTTGGGCTGGTCTCAGCATCGCCGAATCAAACGAGACCAGACCGTAGCATATGTATACTACGGGGAAAGTGTCGGTCGTCATAATACAATCACGATTCATGGCAAAGTTGCACGGTCACTCCGTTTTGACGTATTAAAACGCCTTTTTCTAAGGAGATTGCCCCCAATCAGACGAGTTACCCCACACGAGCGATTTCCCCAACGCGGAACCCCGTGGGGGAATCGCagtgagagaaaagaaaagtggaggGACATGCATGGTGGGGCACAAAGTAGTGCAATACACAGCGAGTCAGACCATGAGAAGGCCCCAGATGTTGAAAATAACAGTCCAACTGACATTGGCCGTTTCGACCTTCAAGACTAGTCATGAACTAAGCAACACGAAGCCTTTGGGGGGCCTGAGGCCAAGGATGATCTGCGGGGTGGCGTCCAATCACGTGTAGGCGGAGCCCTATCTCTTGCGTCATTGCATTTTGGGTCTGGCAACTTCGTGATGGATTGGCTCCCGTGGGCTTCCATGGGGCACGCCTGGTTAGAGGACTGTGACGTTCATATGATCGCTGCGGCGCCATGGGTCTGTTCGCCCCAATCACCTACGATTGTGGATATTGCCCGGTGGGGCAGAATCCCAGTAGGTATTAACCCCAGACTACTAGTAGCATTGTAACAAATCCAGTACCTCTAGCAGTCTCTCTCACGCGCGGCCAGGGCTCCACCTTCCAAACCAGGTTAACCTACGTGGTATGCGGGGATTTATCCATTCATAATGCTGATGTCCCACTTTTCAAGTGGAAGAAAAACACCTGAAACATGGGGGAGACCAATCACTCTCAAGTCGGTCGCCTCCTTAGGCTCAGCAAGAGAGGCATCAGTATGGagtagaatatatataaacatGTGCAAGCCTGTCCAATTGACCAACATATAAAAGGAGAAACACGGAATACAACGTTCCAAGCCATTTCGCAGTCGTCAATCCATACATCACTACTGGTGGCCTTATTTAGCTCAATAGCCCCTCTCAAAACAAGGCTTCTGGCCCCAGGGGGGAAATATCGTATCATAGAAGGAATAGAAGCAGCTGGCGCGGAAATCTACTTAGCAGCATTCATAGCTAGTCGGGGTACAACAGTTCACGTCACAGTTTTACAGGTATATGAAAGAGTTTTGGAGTACTCCTGCACTCAGGATAACATAACTACCCGCTCACAACCCTAGCTAAATAACATGATGAAGGGGTGTCTCAAGGAAACAGAGCTTTGCTCACTAAATCCTTTCGTTATCGCCGTACTTAGTGGGCAAACTCTTCACCCCCCGTCACACAGATAAGTCATTCTGTGGACAGTAACgtactttatttatataggATATCCGCAGGGCGACGGTGAAAACTATCGTACATTGTTTTGCATACTGAGGGAGAGCTtcagaaaaaggaacaagaggGACGTCAGGAAGGTAAACAATCTATTAGCCATAGTCCCTCGTAGCAACGATCCGCTACATCCACTTTGTTGGCATTACCTTGGGGCCTAGAATTTATAGTGCTACCCCTGTTCACATACACACCAACGGTGGCCGCGCACAGCTTTTTTAAAGCAATGTGTCGTAGAGAAATTATCACCCGAGAAAGTATTAGCCTTACCCTGCTATTTTCCTAGGTCAACACCAGCTCCAGGAGCCAAGTTGAAGGGGCTCAGGCGGAAAGTATAAGCTCACAATCGAGTTTCGCACCAGGACTTGAAATTCGAGAGTCGCAATTTCTAGGCATTAGGAATGGAAATGCGAATGCTCGAGAATGGTAGGCAATATAACGCTCAGTGCCTGTACATATTTTTAGTTGGCAAGATACGTAGCCGATAACCCTGCCAACTAATATGAGACGTCAACACAAGTTCAAGGATCGATCGAACGGCGGATATGCCTTTACGTCTGTGTATTTGGGATTTGTCGATATCGAAAACTCTATTGATAGAGATAACAGAGTAGAAAATGcggacgaggaaggagagaaagggaCAGTGGCTGCGTGGGTGAATGAGTAGAAGTAGGTACGAATAAGAATACGACACATGCGGTAAGGAAACGTCAGAATACCCAACGCTAGTTGTATAAGGTCTCTAGCATCCGCCCAAAGGTCAAATTCAGCGCTCGAGTGGCCTTCATGGTGGATTCGAGTTGCGCCTGTAGGAAGTGACATTTGAAGACATAGTACATTGTATACCACATTTCTCAACGTATGTCTCAATGCGCATGAGCCCACAGGCAGCTAGTATCTCCTGGTTCTCATCTTAAGAGTAATACCGCAGAAAGTGGAATCTAGCCATAGTACACAGGcaaattattatatattagagCAAAGCATGGATGAACACTGCAGCCTGTGATCCAAAGGGAAACCAATCGGCGCAAGGCAGAGTATCGATAACCGACAAGTTAATGTTTCCCCAGAACTAAACGGAGGTCTCTAGTTCTATGCGCTGATACATCTGAATCGTATACTGGACGTACCAACCGTCATATCAGAACTGACATCGGACGTCTATATTCGTTCTAGCTAATTTATGTTTATCTACGTAATGCTCATTCATTCCACGGACCAAGAACAATCTAGCTGCCCGTCTTCAGGCAACATTGGTTCAGAATTGACGGGCTGGATATAGTTAGCTGTGGATCCCAGCAATTTGCCCGAACAAACAAGGAAGGTCGGCTCCGTAACTGACTTcaaagtttattaaattgACTAAAGTCGATTCTGACAATCATAGACATTAAAGTATTTCTCTTATTCAGGGCTCCACTGTGCCCCCTCGCTCTTATGCTAGGCATTCTGAGGCAATCATTAATAGATTGTTAATTCAGGGGGAAATGTCTACATACCGAGCTCGAAGCAGGtagctatataaaatatctcaaTTGCTCAAATACATCTCGATTCTCGAGTTCCTTTATAAAAGAGTCCTTATGTTCACTTGTGAAATTGGATTGCATTTACAACATCGGATGTCCCTTTGGAGTAATGGCACGCGACTTTCCACTTCACATAGCTGCCGAGGCTTCACCGATAACCTCCACTAATTTTCTtctgagaaagaaaagatccACCGTGAATCTTCGAATTTTTGTTGCTCGCATCAATTACTTGTATGGGACATGGTGATCGGCACTCAGGGCCTGGCTAAGCCCAAGCAGGTTAGTCCTCCGC
This window of the Aspergillus flavus chromosome 8, complete sequence genome carries:
- a CDS encoding putative transporter (MFS sugar transporter); the protein is MKDELGPDAGHQKKSDGMDEVSPTAEHSEKPRRSSIYDIEGRPANKLSAVFKNPLEGIPRQQLMEDVDRFCAQYGLETHKELFRKGALISQNPQDAHNMPELTEDERAAIRREHTHKWSQPWQLYFMASMCSLAAAVQGMDETVNNGAQAIYLKELNIKSEYITGLVVGAPYLACAVIGCWLTEPMNRYLARRGTIWVSCFIAAVASVWEGVCNSWVNLFIARFVLGLGIGSKSSTVPVYAAECSPAPIRGALVMMWQMWTAFGIMLGNIMGVAFMGLPDNLSWRLMLGSTVVLPLIVCAQVYLCPESPRWLIEHNKINKAYEAFRILRPSDLQAARDLYYAYVGVQLEREVNKGKNFFTMFLELFTIPRNARATLATWIVMFLQQFCGVNVIAYYSTTIFTESGYSIQEALLASMGTGILNWVFALPAFFTIDTWGRRNLLLFTFPFLAICLFWAGFSFWIEEGIKYSKKRVAMVTTGMYLFEVFYSPGEGPVPFTYSAEAFPLHVREVGMSWATATTWCFNFILSFTWPSLLRAFQPQGAFGWYAAWCLVGWVLVLLFVPETKSLTLEELDQVFSVPTRKHAMYQLRNTVWHFRVWVLRQKLEPLPKLYEGAEHLSEAGEK